Within the Fischerella sp. PCC 9605 genome, the region AGACTCATTAAAGAATCGTATCGTTCTGATTGGCGTTACTGCCCCAAGCACCAGTGATTATTGGAAAACTCCTGTCACCAACAAGAAAATACCAGGAGTGTTTGTGCAAGCCCATATGATCAGCCATATCCTTAGTGCTGTTCTCGATGGTAGAGCTTTATTGTGGTGGTGGTCTGGATGGGTGGAAGCAGTTTGGGTTTTGGGATGGTCATTGGTAGGAGGAATCATAGCGTGGTGTTTCTCAAAACCAATGCACTTGGGGTTAGCAGTAGTAACAGGGCTTTTGACACTATTTGGAATTTGCTTTAGCATCTTTACACAGGCAGGGTGGATACCACTGGTTCCACCTGCTTTAGTATTTATGTTTACAGCTACTGCAACCGTGTGGATAAGGGGAAGGGGAAAGGGGAGATGGGGAGATGGGGAGAGTGGGAGAGTGGGGGCTAGGGGTCCCCTCTGGGGTTGGGGGCTGTGGGGGAAGTGATGAATAAGGAAATCACCACCAAGCAACAACCACCAACCACCAACCAACAACCAACAACCAACAAACAACCACTAACCACTAACAAATAACCAATTACCACATCCAAAATCGCTATGGTCAGGAATAACCAACCTGAAAAACAGATGAAACTTGCTTGCGTTATCCCTTTGCTTCTCCTGAGTCTTGTGAATAATCCTCTACAAGTTCAAGCACAGGTAGCTCAACCAATTACAAACCGTTCTGCTAGCACGCAAAACAACCTCAGCGAATTGAAATTTCCACATAACGGCGCACCCATTGGTCGCCGTCAAGGCGGAGCAAGACGCAATGGTTGTCCCAACCTAAATCAACCTCTCACTGCCTTAGTGCCTGGAGAAGAAACACCAGAAGAATCAAAATCTTTCTTAGCATTAACAGTTTCTGAATATCCCACTTTTTGGGTTTATTTGCCACAATTGCCCACAAATCTACGCTCTGGAGAATTTATTTTTCAGGATGAATCTGGCAAAGACATTTACCGCACACTGGTTTCGCTGCCTCAACAGGCTGGTATTATTGGCATCAACCTACCATCAAATCCACAATACGCACTCAAAACAAACAGTAAATATCAATGGTACTTCAAAATTTATTGTGGTGAGTCGCAAAATACATCTGATTATTTTTATGTGAAAGCATGGATACAACGCGTGCCTTTCAATACTAGCCTTGAAAGTCAGTTAAAAACAGTAAAACCAGGTAAATACAAGGTCTATGCTGTTAATTATCTTTGGCAAGATGCTGTAACTAATTTAGCTCAACTGCGAAGCACCAATTCAGATTCACGAGTGCTGGCAGAAGATTGGGCAAAATTGTTAGAAGCTGTTAATTTGGAAGAATTTGCAGGGGCATCAATCGTTGGGCATTACAATCTGCAAAGATAATTTTGGAGCGCATTTGCAACAATGCACATACAGGGAGTTGCCAAAAGTTATTCTTAGCGACGTAAGGTATCTGCCGTCAAAAAGTATCACGAATAATTACTTTTTTGAGGTGTGTTTATGTTCGCGATCGCTCGAAATTGGGGATATTGGTTATTAGTGGGAGGAGCAATAATTACCTCTGGAAATTGTGCTCTCGCTCAA harbors:
- a CDS encoding DUF928 domain-containing protein, translating into MVRNNQPEKQMKLACVIPLLLLSLVNNPLQVQAQVAQPITNRSASTQNNLSELKFPHNGAPIGRRQGGARRNGCPNLNQPLTALVPGEETPEESKSFLALTVSEYPTFWVYLPQLPTNLRSGEFIFQDESGKDIYRTLVSLPQQAGIIGINLPSNPQYALKTNSKYQWYFKIYCGESQNTSDYFYVKAWIQRVPFNTSLESQLKTVKPGKYKVYAVNYLWQDAVTNLAQLRSTNSDSRVLAEDWAKLLEAVNLEEFAGASIVGHYNLQR